GGTGGCATCAAAAGCGGTTAATCCACGTGCATCAGCTTCGGCGCGAATTGCTTTAGAGACACCATGAGCACTAAAAATAACCGTGCTACCTTTTGGAATAACATCTAAATCTTTAACAAAAACTGCGCCCTTTTCCCGTAATTCATCGACCACGAATTTATTATGAACAACCTCATTCCGCACATAAATAGGTGCGCCAAATTTTTCTAAAGCTTGCTCCACGATAATAATCGCTCGATCAACTCCCGCACAAAAACCGCGTGGATTAGCGAGGACAATATCGGCTTGAATATTTTTTTCTAGTTTTGTCATGGTTGCCTATGATACATGATTTTATGACACGATTTAAGGTTGCTTATCAGTGTTAAGTGACAGCTGACTTGCCGTTACTTTTAATCAGCTTGAGGTATAATCACACATCTTAAAGCTTGAAAAGATAGCATGAAAAATACCGCTACATTACTCATTACTTGCCCAGATGCAAAAGGCATTGTTGCTTCTATTGCCAATTTTCTACATCAACACAATGCAAATATTTTACACGCAGATCAGCATCAAGACGCGGAAAATAAATTATTTTTAATGCGTGTCGAGTGGGATTTGGACCAGTTTGACTTAGATGAAACTGCTTTTGCTCAGCACTTCGAAGCAATTGCCACGCAATTTGCAATGCAATGGCAGCTGAAGTTTTCTGCGCATCAAGCACGTGTGGCATTAATGGTGTCGCAATATGATCATTGCTTGATTGATTTGTTACATCGCCATCAGCAGGGCGAGCTTGCATGTGATATCCCCTTGATTATTAGCAATCATCTAGATACCAAATCATTAGCTGATTTTTATGGCATTGATTTTCATCATGTACCAGTGACGAAAGACACAAAAAAAGACGCAGAAAATACACAGTTCAAATTGTTTGATGATTACCAAATTGATTTGATTGTATTGGCGCGTTATATGCAAATATTATCGCCTCATTTTGTTGCTCGATATCCGCAACGCATTATTAATATTCACCATTCGTTTCTACCAGCTTTCATAGGCGCTAAGCCTTATCATCGCGCATTCGAGCGAGGTGTTAAACTGATTGGTGCGACGGCGCATTACGTAACGGAAGTGTTAGATGAAGGACCGATTATTGAACAAGATATTGCCAGAATATCGCACCGCGACCAAGTAGAGGATTTATTGCAAAAAGGGCGTGATTTAGAGCGTATTGTCTTATCAAGAGCAGTGCGCTGGCATATTGATAATCGTGTATTGACATACGCCAACAAAACGGTAGTTTTTGATTAGATTGCTGTTGTCAGCCGTCTTTAATTGCAGACATACCGACCTACAAAAGCGACGCTAGCGAACTAAACAATGCACACATAAAAGCGATTGTTTGCGGCAGGATTGAAGTATTTGATTGAAGCAATGAGACTGGCTTGCTTGGTCATATTTATGCAGTAGCCATCGCATCGCTGGCAACAGTTTATTTGTCTATTTATCATCAGGCGCAATTTCACCTCAAGCGCTTTTGCTATCGTTAAGGTAGTATTTTTTCTAAAGCAAATAAATCAGTAATTCGTTCGCGCGCTCTCACAACATGGCATTGATGATCATCCACCATAATCTCAGTGGCTCTTGCACGTGTATTGTAATTACTTGCCATGCTCATGGCATAGGCGCCAGCAGATTTAATCACTAACACATCATTTTCCTGCAGGTTTAAAGCGCGATTATGCCCTAAGAAATCGCCTGTTTCGCATACAGGGCCCACAATTTCATATACGGTTGTTGCGCCAGCGCGTGGCTTTGCTGCCACGATATCGTGATAAGCATCATATAAAGCAGGGCGCATTAAGTCATTCATTGCTGCATCCACAATCGCAAAGTTTTTACTTTCAGTTGGTTTTAGGTATTCTAATTTGGTTAATAGTACACCTGCATTACCAACTAATGCACGACCTGGTTCAAACAAGAGTTTTACTTGTTTTTGCTGTAGTCTAGCTAAAATAGCTTGCGTATATTCTTTAAAAGCCGGCGGCGTCTCCGCATCATAAGTAATACCAATACCACCACCAACATCAATATGGGTAATGTGAATATCCTGTTTTTCTAATGCTTCAACCAAGCTTAAAATACGATCTAAGGCATCAATAAATGGTGCTATTTCGGTAATTTGGGAACCGATATGGCAATCAGCACCGTGCACTGCAATATTCGGCATCGCTGCAGCTTGTTGATAGACTGCAATTGCTTCTTCAAATGCCACGCCAAATTTATTATTTTTTAAGCCAGTTGAAATATAAGGATGCGTTTTGGCATCTACATTCGGGTTTACACGTAAAGAAATAGGCGCAATTTTACCCATTTCACCAGCCACCTGATTTAATCGGATAAGCTCACTGGATGATTCCACGTTAAAGCAAAAAATTCCAGCATTTAGCGCGTCACGCATTTCATCAGCTGTTTTACCTACACCAGAAAACACTATCTTTTGCGGGTCGCCCCCCGCGGCTAACACCCGAGCTAATTCGCCGCCAGATACAATATCAAAGCCTGCACCTAATTGCGCAAATACATTCAGTATAGCCAAGTTGGGATTGGCCTTCACTGCAAAGCAAATAAGGTGATCGGTATGAGAAAGCCCTGCTTGAAAATCATTAAATGCATGGATTAACGCTTGCTTAGAGTAAACATAGCAAGGTGTGCCATGCTGGCTAGCGATTTCTGTTACGGCAACATTTTCGGCGTGTAACACACCATTTTTTAATTCAAAAAAATTCACGTGATTGTCTTTATTCTTTGGTCAGTTGGTTGTCTGGTTGTGTTACGGGAGCTTGTTGGGCTTCATCTGGTAACGGATAGCGCTGTTCAGGAATATACAAAGGCCCAGTTGTGCCGCAGGCAACAAGCCCGATGCACAACATAGTAATGGTCAATAATGATTTAAACATAATGCGTAATCGCTAAAAGTTAAGTTGATATTTTATCACCTTCTGTTTCATCAGGCTGAATATGCAATCACTTTTACCGTTCATCCCAGCCTATTTACCGATTATCGGCTGAGGCTAGAGAGTCCATAACTTGATTGTGCATGATTGGACTACGTATAAGTAAGGTATCAATATGAAAAAAGCAATACAACAAGGATTCACATTAATCGAAATTATGATTGTGGTAGCAATTATTGGTATTTTGGCTTCTATTGCCATTCCTAGTTATAGAGATTATGTGATGCGAGCTTATATTGTGGAGGCAACGAGTGAGCTGTCTTCTAGGCGGGCACTGATGGAGCAATTTTATCAAGATAATAGAACCTATGCCTCGGCAGGGCCATGCACATCTGTAACCGTAGGAAAGTTTGGTGTTTCCTGTACATCTGCTGCTACAACTTATACCTTAACCGCCTCAGGTTCTGGTCTTGTGGCTGGCTTTAGATATAATTTGAATCAGCAAAATACCAAGACATCCGCTACCCCATGGGGAAATAGTAACTCTTGCTGGGTGACGACTAAAGGCGGTTCGTGTTAATGATTCGAATACCATCTGATGATTCAGCTAGACCAACAAGCGATGCTTATTTCTTTAGGCGCGGATTTAGTCTAATTGTGCTGATGGTGGTGGTTGCAATATTGGGCATTACTGCAGCGCTGGTAGCGCCTAGCTTTGCTGAGTGGATTGCTGATACAAAGACACGATCGGTATGAATGGCTTCCTAACAAGCGCTACACTGCCTGCAGGCGTTAGCTACCCAATTAGACGGGCAAATTTAAATAATAATAGTGTTTTATTCGCGACAGAAGGCATCAAGAGTCCGGCGGCTAATATTCTAGGTTGGTTTATGGACTTGGAGGATAATTATATGATCAATGTTGATATGATACCTAATGCAGGCATTTTATATATTGCGGCAAATAGAGTGGTCGGTGACATTTGTGATGCCACGAGTGCAGGTAGAGGATTTCAAATTAATTTCGCTTCTGGTCAAACAGCGTCGAATGTATCTTTTACCCAATTTCCAGGCATTATCACAAATATTACGCTCTATCGTAATAAAACAGATGATCCAAATGGGCCGGTTCGCACACGGTTTGGTTATCAGAATCCAGACGGTAGCGGGGGTAGTGAAGATGCTCCACCAACCGAGACAAGACCATCACCAAACTTTAAACAACTTAACTGGCGTGATTTGCCCAGTGCAGAGTAATAGATGAATAGTCAGCTATTTTTTAAATAAATAGCTGACTTTTAGTTGTTAATCATTAATAAATACCATGTTAAAAGTCGCTGTAGCTTTATTCATCTCTGTAATGTTGCATGTGTTAATGATACAAGCAGTTATTTGGTATTTAGAATTAACACCAAAGGTTAGATATCGTTCGTCATTCGCCAATATAGACATGGTATTGGCAATACCACAAGCGCAGGCAGTTGCACAGCCGCCGAACAATGACAAAGCTATCATCAGTCATGACACTGAAAATGCCCAGGTTATCAATGAAGCCAAGCAGAAAAAAAGGGGTCATGATGCTAATGTGGTGTTTTATTCGAATCAAGAGGTTGATCGAAAGGCTTTACCTCAATCCACAATTGACGAGCTTGCGCTCAATGCAATACCGTATTCCGGTTTGCCAATAAGTTTGCGACTATTTATTAATATGGCTGGTCGATTAGTCAAGATTGAGCGTATTGGTGTACTGGCGCAAGATGATCTGTTTGTCAGCACATTAGAACAGTTGCTATTTAAAACCGTTTTTTTACCAGCACGACGTGATCGTATGGATGTCAATTCCTATCAGGATGTCCAGTTTAGTTTTGAACAATCAGCTCATGCGATTAAGCATGACCAGTAGAAAAGCGTTCCTTTTGCATGAGTCTTGAGCATATTACGCCATTTACAAAACCAAATAATAAAGCAGCTAATGCAAATATTGGGATTAAGTAACTGACGCCTGCATGTGGAATAAGCCACAATCTAACGATTAAAAGTTGCCCTGCAATGTGTGCAAATGCAGCTAGAATACTCAACGTAATAGCACTAAAATATTGTTTTGGTAAATGCTGTGCAAGCCACAATACCCCTAAGCTAACTAATGCGCCAGATAAGCTCAACACAAAGGCAGGTGATAGGAAGTGACCAAGCAATAGACTACTGGCAAATACGCGCAAGATACTTACCCATGCTGCCGTGCCAAATCCGTATTGGATGAGCACATATAGCGTAATAATGTTGGCAAGCCCTGGTTTGACGCCGGGTAAGGGCGATGGAAATAAGGCTTCCAGCACATGCAAGCCAATTGCTAATGCCGTGAGTTTAGCAATGTGATGATCTTCTTTGGTGGTTTGTAGGCTAATTATTTTCATTGCGCCAGTGTGTGTTAATAGCTGAGCGAGTCATAAGGCTTTTTTTCGCCGATGAGCTGTAGACTAATCTGATTGGGCAAACAGATGGCGACCTGCCCTGCTCGTGCTAGCCAACCTTGATGTACGCAATATTGATTGGTGCAGGGTGATTGCTTAAAACGTACTTTACCTTGATGGATGCTGATGTGTGACTCACCTAGTGGGCCATGTATATGAAGCTCGCGTGTTTGATTTAAATCATAAGTACCAATCATTTTATCTGCTTGGCGAATTTGTAATTGGCTTGCAGGTGCGTTGCTCCATAGTGTCTGGAATAGCCAGATGACCGTTATTGCACTGATGACGATGACGAGCCAGTCGCCTAATAACGGCTGGCTTCCCTTATTAAACTTAATCAATGTGAATGACCTTCAGCTGTTTCTCTGTGCTGTTATCTAACCAAGACAACCGTTTTTGCATCGCATGGCTAACTTGAATATTGTGTTCAGTAGATATAATTAAAAAGTGCTTAACACCCATTGCTTTTGCAGCCTCTAATCTCGCATCAGCCTTTGCAATAAAAATAGGCTTAGATGCAACATCTGATAATACACCTGCATTAGATTGCGGTGGAATTAATACGGTTACTGATTGTATATTTTGCACAGGATAACCCGTTTTGGGGTCTATTACATGGCAATAGCGTTTTCCATCCAGATGAAAATAACGCTGATAATCACCAGATGTACCAATCGCCCAGCCGCTAGGTAATGCTATAGTGGCTATCGCATTGGGTTGACGAGGGTGTTGAATACCAACACGCCAAGGTGCATTGCCGTGTTTACCAAGTGCAATAATATTGCCACCAATATTGATGAGCGCATGATTAATACGCTGTTGTTTTAAATAAGCCAGCCCCTTA
This region of Methylophilaceae bacterium genomic DNA includes:
- a CDS encoding prepilin-type N-terminal cleavage/methylation domain-containing protein, whose amino-acid sequence is MKKAIQQGFTLIEIMIVVAIIGILASIAIPSYRDYVMRAYIVEATSELSSRRALMEQFYQDNRTYASAGPCTSVTVGKFGVSCTSAATTYTLTASGSGLVAGFRYNLNQQNTKTSATPWGNSNSCWVTTKGGSC
- a CDS encoding NusG domain II-containing protein, with translation MIKFNKGSQPLLGDWLVIVISAITVIWLFQTLWSNAPASQLQIRQADKMIGTYDLNQTRELHIHGPLGESHISIHQGKVRFKQSPCTNQYCVHQGWLARAGQVAICLPNQISLQLIGEKKPYDSLSY
- a CDS encoding Gx transporter family protein, which gives rise to MKIISLQTTKEDHHIAKLTALAIGLHVLEALFPSPLPGVKPGLANIITLYVLIQYGFGTAAWVSILRVFASSLLLGHFLSPAFVLSLSGALVSLGVLWLAQHLPKQYFSAITLSILAAFAHIAGQLLIVRLWLIPHAGVSYLIPIFALAALLFGFVNGVICSRLMQKERFSTGHA
- the lysA gene encoding diaminopimelate decarboxylase, giving the protein MNFFELKNGVLHAENVAVTEIASQHGTPCYVYSKQALIHAFNDFQAGLSHTDHLICFAVKANPNLAILNVFAQLGAGFDIVSGGELARVLAAGGDPQKIVFSGVGKTADEMRDALNAGIFCFNVESSSELIRLNQVAGEMGKIAPISLRVNPNVDAKTHPYISTGLKNNKFGVAFEEAIAVYQQAAAMPNIAVHGADCHIGSQITEIAPFIDALDRILSLVEALEKQDIHITHIDVGGGIGITYDAETPPAFKEYTQAILARLQQKQVKLLFEPGRALVGNAGVLLTKLEYLKPTESKNFAIVDAAMNDLMRPALYDAYHDIVAAKPRAGATTVYEIVGPVCETGDFLGHNRALNLQENDVLVIKSAGAYAMSMASNYNTRARATEIMVDDHQCHVVRARERITDLFALEKILP
- a CDS encoding lipoprotein, giving the protein MFKSLLTITMLCIGLVACGTTGPLYIPEQRYPLPDEAQQAPVTQPDNQLTKE
- the purU gene encoding formyltetrahydrofolate deformylase, with amino-acid sequence MKNTATLLITCPDAKGIVASIANFLHQHNANILHADQHQDAENKLFLMRVEWDLDQFDLDETAFAQHFEAIATQFAMQWQLKFSAHQARVALMVSQYDHCLIDLLHRHQQGELACDIPLIISNHLDTKSLADFYGIDFHHVPVTKDTKKDAENTQFKLFDDYQIDLIVLARYMQILSPHFVARYPQRIINIHHSFLPAFIGAKPYHRAFERGVKLIGATAHYVTEVLDEGPIIEQDIARISHRDQVEDLLQKGRDLERIVLSRAVRWHIDNRVLTYANKTVVFD